GATACCGTTCTTTAGGGTCATCGTCGCCATAGGACAACCGCCGCAGGCACCGGTCAGCCTGACCGAGACCACCCTATCCTTTACCTCGACCAGTTCCACATCGCCACCATCGGCCTGTAGCGCAGGTCTCACGCGGTCGATCGCTGCTTCTATTTTTTCTCGCATGGCCACTAATCCTCCTGTCTGGAGATATACCTCTCCTTACTTCAACATAATTAGCTTAATCCATGGGGTGGCGCTTGTATGCAACCTTTGCCTCATACCGGAGGTTCTTGGTTGGAATCCAACTCCCGCTGCTAAGTAATCGAGGGCGCGGAATTCGAGGCCGTGCCTTTATGTTTACCTGCCCCGGGTGCCGCTGTGGTAATGCAAAAAGCTGGCAACTCAAGATGAGCTATTTTTTAGCGTACGTTACTTCGACTGCACCGCCGAATATTGGATTAGTGGTAACATCCTTGAAACCAAGTTCGGTAAGAAGTTGATGTCTCTCTGTTTGGGGGAGATGCTCAGTACCCCAGGTTATTTCATAGAACTGATCCTTAATACTGGGTGCGTATTCCGGCTTTCTAAAGTCCTCCACTCTTTCCGGATAGGCGAAGTCAAAAATTACTATCTCACCGCAGTCCTTTAGAGCCTTGTAGCAGTTTGCCATTGACCTATATCTTGTATTTGGTCTTATTTCGTGTAACACTACCGCCATGTTTACCAGATCAAATTCTCCATCATATTCCATGGAGGCTGCATCTACCAACGTGACTGATGTTCTATCCTCCACCCCGTTGTCTTCCAGATGCCTCTGGGTATCTTCGATAACGAAACGATCGATTTCAATACCAATAAAGTTGCATCTGGGGAAATCTTTCGCTAGTTGAATCATGAGATCCCCCCCACCACACCCTACATCTAAAACCTTCATACCGGCATCCAGCCGCTCTTTCAACCCGGGAATTGAGGGAATTATCATGAACCTATAAGCCAAGGGCACTAAATGACTGGTCAGGGCTTTAGCGTCTTTTGAAAACTCGTACCCAAGGGCATCCCAGAAATGGGTGTCTCCACTCTTGTAATATTCGGGGTGACTCTTGAGGAGCTTTGCCCAGTGAGAAACCATGAATCTCGCTCTGTGCCCGAAATAATAGGGATTTTCGGGATCGGTGAGCAGAGAACCCATGTGGGGTGCAAGTTTAAATCTGCCATCGTCGGCACAATCGAGAATTTCGAAGTAATAGGCGCTTTGGCACCAAAGCCTCACATAGGGTTCATGCAGACCGAGCTCACTGGCTAGCGTATCTGGGCCAACGCCGCCCTCGGAGGCACTGAGCTTATCGAATAAGCCAAGGACAACCCCTGTATTCACTAAGTGGACAGCCAGGAACCCTTTTTCATAATCTTCCAGCTTTGCCGATTGTTCATCCACGGTAATTTCTGTCATGCCATTTCACCTCTGGATAATGTTAAATTTTGTGTCGCTTTCTTTAAGGTGCGCACATCTTAGACAAACGAAGGGCAGTTGTCAACGGTTGACTATAAGCGCACGATTGGGCTACGCCGATATCCTACCCTGGCGGGGTACTGCTGATATCTTGCCCCGCTCCGGGATGTACCACGGCGACGGGTACCACCAGTCGCCTGGTTCAGCGATGCCATCTTCGATGAGGATGTGCATTAGGTTATAGCCACAGGCCATCAGGCATAGCCCTCCGGGGTGCGCGGCTGACTGGTGGACGAGATACAGCCCGTCGATCCCCGGGACGCGGAAGCGTGCCAGCTCAGGCAAGGGCCGCTTGTTCCACCACTGGTCACGGCACTGGCGGATGGTGCACCAGGTGCCACCAATCATCCCAGTGTTGCGAAACTCCTGCTCCCACGGGGTGAGGCTCCAGTGTTCTACGAGGTCATCCTCAAGGTTTTCTACTACTGAACTGAAGGCCTTTCGCATATAGGCATCTATATCATCTTTGACCTTGTTCATAGCATCTGGCCCGTCAATGTGGTACTCTGGCGGCGGGACATAACCAACGATAGAA
The nucleotide sequence above comes from Dehalococcoidia bacterium. Encoded proteins:
- a CDS encoding NifU family protein, which produces MREKIEAAIDRVRPALQADGGDVELVEVKDRVVSVRLTGACGGCPMATMTLKNGIERIIREEVPEVEEVVAV
- a CDS encoding methyltransferase domain-containing protein; protein product: MTEITVDEQSAKLEDYEKGFLAVHLVNTGVVLGLFDKLSASEGGVGPDTLASELGLHEPYVRLWCQSAYYFEILDCADDGRFKLAPHMGSLLTDPENPYYFGHRARFMVSHWAKLLKSHPEYYKSGDTHFWDALGYEFSKDAKALTSHLVPLAYRFMIIPSIPGLKERLDAGMKVLDVGCGGGDLMIQLAKDFPRCNFIGIEIDRFVIEDTQRHLEDNGVEDRTSVTLVDAASMEYDGEFDLVNMAVVLHEIRPNTRYRSMANCYKALKDCGEIVIFDFAYPERVEDFRKPEYAPSIKDQFYEITWGTEHLPQTERHQLLTELGFKDVTTNPIFGGAVEVTYAKK